A region of the Apium graveolens cultivar Ventura chromosome 6, ASM990537v1, whole genome shotgun sequence genome:
CAAGTTTTTTAAAAGAGGTTTCAGCCGAGCAAAATCCTCTCCTATTTGGACAACGACAAGTTCAATTCACCCCTCCCGAGTCTAAACTGTATAGCTCGACTATAACATAAAAAACAACATTGAAGGTTAAAACTTAAGATGTACAGATatcttcaacagatttcagatGAGTTTGTTCCACACATTCATCATCCAGACATATAATCATTACTGCTTATTCTCTACCATCTTCAATTGATGGATAGAACTTATTGTTCATTGAAACCATAGTAACACCACTACTTACACATTTACTATACTTACCAACAGACTCATCCACCCAACTCCCACTTGCTTCAAACATAAACTAATACTATTACCATCATTCAACCAACACCATAATATTCAACTACTTTGTACTAGATAAAATAAAGACAGGTACTTTAATATACTAGTAGAACAGAGCAAAAGGCATGTACTAAACTATAGTTTACATTAGATTAGATTATAATCATATTAGACTACTTTGTAGTTTATGTAACGAGGATTATAATAAGCATGAAAAAAAAAGTACAAAATTTCTAAATATTATACATCTTCTCTTTCCCAGCAGACTTATATCAAGACAAGAGATACCTCAGACAAGGCCACATGCCGAGCATAACAAGGTATGTGAGCAGCAAGAATAATAGTGATGGCCATGTGCAGCAACCCTTCCATTCCTTCCCATTTTGTCCCTTGCAATTCTTTGAATTTACATAACAGAACATGCATTAGGGTTCTCATCACTGAACATTTGAGGTGCAGGAGGATATGAGTTTGATGAGTATGACTCCGCGGTGAATGTTTGAGGATACATTTGATAGCTCTGAGGGTGGTAATAGTAGAACTCATGCTTCTTCATATCCAATACTTGTGCATTCTCTTGTTCAACAGCAGCTGAGGAAGCCTCGGGTTTTGCTGCCTCCTCGCCACCACCTTCCTTCTTCTCTTTCCCATCTCCCGCTGCCTCCTCGCCTTTCTTTGCTTCCTTATCCCCGCCTTCATCGCCTTTCTTaacttctttttcttcttttttctcaGGGTCTTGCTTCACAATTACTGCCTGTTTACCTGTTCTCTTATACACATATTCCACCAACTTTGGTGCCTCAAATACTCCTTTCACTGTCACTTGGGAATTTATGAGATCCGGTTCTGCATTCTCAACACCTAAATTGCAAAAAGACCATCACAAAACAATTTCCAAAATATAATGTAAATGTTAATACTTGTTAATATCTGTGATTATTTAAGCAATTTGACATACATCATCACTTGTGAGTTGTGAACACAAATCTTAGTCGTAACAAAAATTTCAAAGGAATCTAAAGAATCGGACTAGTTTATTCTAATTAGAGAATGTACAGATTGTGAAAGGCTGGGTATATTGAATCATTAAAATTCATTCTAGGAATCATTTTGATTAAAAGAGACAAAAGGGAAATTATAAAAACAACGCATCTTTACAAAAACACAGCTAAAAAGAAAAGCATGATACAAATTTCAAGTGGTCAAGGATTCAAAGTAATAGGTACAAGTGTAGTGTGCATGATTGAGTGTCAGTAATTAAATATTTGTGATCGAcaaatttcaaaataatgaaaaacAAAACACGAAACTTGTGGTAAATATATTACCTTTCATTCTCATTATGCGCTTCTTGATTTCTTGAGCACAGGCCTCGCAATGCATGTGCACTTTCAACACCACTGTAATTACCTGAGGCTGCAATAACAATTTCATGATCTCAATTCTCAACAACCCAACTCATGATTTATCAATCAACAACCAAAATTAACTAATTTACACTTTTTTCgaaagttaaaaataaaaaaaataaccTCTTGTTTTTTCTCTTCCGGTTTGGTAACTTCTTTGACCTCTGCAGCCTTAGGCTCCTCCGCCGCAGGCTCCTGAGGTTTAGGAATCGGAGAAAGAAGCTCAACTTGACGGTGGCTCTTTCTCTGAATTCTCTCAACTACTTTAACTGGATCTGCCTTCTCTCCTTTCACTACAACCTTATGACTCTTGCAATCAGTTTCAACACCTTCCACTCCTatcaaaaatgaaaaaaataaaaaaatccaTCAACCTCGAATAAAGTTGCGTCAATTAAATAAACcttaaaaaatttacaaaaaccAGAATTCGTTAATAACCTGGAGACAAATCTTAATTCCGCTTATGGCATACTTAAAATCTAACGTATCGAAAAATATGTAACATGCCACAAATTAATATGAACTTACATAGACACGAATGCTAAAAATATGGAAGGCAAACCTGGAAATCCTTTAAGACATGCCCTGACTTTTCTAGCACAGCCTTCACAATGCATGAACACTCTCAACACAATCACTTGAGGTGGCGGCGGTGGTGGCGGCGCCGCCTCTTTTGGTTGCTCAACTTTGTTGTTGTCTTCTTGTTTCTTCTCTTCTTTAACTTCTTCTTTCTTCACTTCCTCTGCTTTCTTCATTTCCTCTGCTTTCTCTTCTCCGCCTTTCTTTTCTTCCTGCATAACAAATTCATATTCAACATATCAAGAAAAATCAAAAACTGAAAAATCTTTAAGTATTAATATTAGTTACATTACCTCTCCCATTGAGATAGTTGAATGAGTACACAACTTCAGAGGTGTATTGTTATCTCTGTCTATCTATCTCTGTCCCAATGTAGTAGTAGTACTCTTCTCACAATGAAGCTCAAATACCAAGGTAGTGTTAATGTAGTTTAACAAGTTCAATGTGAGCCGTCTGATATATAACGCATGTTTGCGTCATCATAATCAACGTGGCTTATTTATTGAGGGTGCACATAAATTTGAGATACTGTGATCTACTACATTATATTTCACAACTCACCATATCGTATGTCACTATTTGGGATGTATAGTATGTGTACAAAAGTATAAACTATACAGCCTAGATCTGGCGGTACTCGTATGTATACCATATGTAAACAAAGTATAATTAGTGTTTGGATTCGAATATTTGGTATACGAATGTaaaagtacacgaacacgaaaaaaTACGAATATAATTAGTGTCGGGTTTGAGTTTTCAATATAGATACACGGAACGAATGTACacggaataaataaataattaatttttttaaatatatataatacatatatatactaaataCCAAATGTGAATTTTAcctattctaaataacatatataactttaaatactaaaatatattttattgttccTCAAATACGTGAGTGAGCACTTCACCATTTAATTATCTATTGTATTTTTTGACAATTAACATTTTTCGGTTTGGTTAACCATTACCCGTTTGAGAAAATGCCCAAAATAACCAAAATTTAGAGGTGGCTGCCCAAAATACCCACGCTAGGTGCCCAAAAGAACCATTTGAACACGCATACAGCATATGCGTGTGTCTTACACGCATACATCAAATGCGTATAGCTTCAAAAAATTCCTGTGAGCTGACCTAGCACAAGGAGCATATGCATATTCCGTTTGCGTATAGCTTGCATACGCATATAGTATATACGCATAactttaaaatttttatattatGCGCATATGTTGTATGCGTGTATTGTACACGCATTGCTTGTATGCGTATATGTCTAGTTATTTTGAGCATCTGTTTTGAGCGTGGGTATTTTGGGCAGCCCCCAATAAAATTCGGTTATTTTGGGCTTTCACCCTACTGGTTTCAgggtttttttattttttatttaattaattttttttgcaaatttATTTAATAGTAAACTTAAAAAAGTTATAAAATAAGAATTAAGAAAATTTTAATATTCAACGAGAAAATTTCTATAATCATCAGTTTGAAAAGAACGGTTAAACCACTACAAAGAAACCGAAGCACGGTTGATTGATTCTGTAAAAATGAAATCAGAATGTTTATATAGAAAGATTACTGATCTAAAACTTAAGAAATAAATATTAActatttaaatatataatggATGAAAGAAAAGTTAGCAGCAACCAACCTATCAGGTTTAAACTATATTTGTAACCGACCGTTTttttcgtttttaattttttacaatttgatttttcaatttttagATCAATTTCGATTTTTCTTTGCTCAGCCTTAGTCAGAAATGCTCTGGCTCCTTAAAAAATCTAAATTACCTGCACGTTAAATTTGATTTAACTGCAGGGCAGATACAGGGGCTACTGCAGAGAAGATTCCccaatttttttatattttaatttgtaaatgTAAAAGTCAAAATACATAAGTATGTGTGGGCTTGGCACTTAGACCTAGCAAATCGGATAACTGGATCGGTTTCGAATCGGATCTATTTCGGATCGGTTCCATTTTCGGATTATGATATAACTCGAGGTTATTCGGATCGGATGTGATTCAGTTCAGGTCTAATTCGGATAAAAGACGGATGAAATTCGGATAAAAGACGGATGAAATTCGGATAAAAATCGGACAAAATTCGGTTCGGATTAAATTCGGTTCAGATATTTCGGATCTTAACttaacttaaaaaatattttttttattaaatgtagtacttttaatataatataacatacttttacattaatttataattaaataattatattatcaCGAATATAAGATACATTTAAGTATGAAGTTTGCTTATTTCAGATCATATTCGGTTCAAATATTATATGAATCGGTTTTGTCCGGTTTCAATTTATAATCGGATCTAGTATTTCAGATCATTTTCGGTAAAATTTTCGGTTCGGGTAATTTTCGGATCGGTTTAATTTGGTTTTCGGATAATTATCGGATTATATAATTCGGATCTCGGATCCATAGATTTCGGTTCGGTTGTTCGAATACAGGCCCATTTTGCCAGGTCTATTGGCACTACCCCCACTGTTTGTTTACGAGGACGGGAAATTGACATTTATTTTACAAGTTTCATAAAATATgctttttaaataattttaaatatatttttaaatcaaaatatattatttaaacttttatataccaaaaataaattaaaaataaattataaaactatattttatagtagTATTAAAATACGTACCAAGTATGAGGAAAAAATATGTAAAAAATttattgggacggagggagtattactGTTGATTAGGTATTTTGAAAATCAAAATTAATAGATTGAGttattgttatggattaaaaattagggtatatgattgttgtatttattactaaggaacgtgagtttcgaggctcgatttgactgctcttgtgtttcgtgactcaatctgcctaaacaagatgcctacgtaccttgctgattgccaatgatcaagtcaaaaaaacgtagttcttggtgatacttgccctcggggctatggcggagagggctcaccaaggacgtagtgactttcatgtcctccaaggactaagtctaaaacg
Encoded here:
- the LOC141666864 gene encoding heavy metal-associated isoprenylated plant protein 7-like; its protein translation is MGEEEKKGGEEKAEEMKKAEEVKKEEVKEEKKQEDNNKVEQPKEAAPPPPPPPQVIVLRVFMHCEGCARKVRACLKGFPGVEGVETDCKSHKVVVKGEKADPVKVVERIQRKSHRQVELLSPIPKPQEPAAEEPKAAEVKEVTKPEEKKQEPQVITVVLKVHMHCEACAQEIKKRIMRMKGVENAEPDLINSQVTVKGVFEAPKLVEYVYKRTGKQAVIVKQDPEKKEEKEVKKGDEGGDKEAKKGEEAAGDGKEKKEGGGEEAAKPEASSAAVEQENAQVLDMKKHEFYYYHPQSYQMYPQTFTAESYSSNSYPPAPQMFSDENPNACSVM